TATGCTGCATGAAAGTCAGTGGGTCTTTGCGGCGGTGGAACGTCTACAAGACCTGCTGGACATTCCTGAAATCGTGCTCGCGGTACGACGTTCCACGGCGGAGCGGTATCGGGCTGTCATTGCAGAGCGGAAATTCCGATTACTGGTCATGCCTGATCGTTATCCGGGCGGCGCGGGAAAATTGATTGTTAAGGCACTGACGGGGCGGATTCCTCCGGCGAAAAGCCGGCTCACTCATATGGGGTATATGGTTATGAATGTGGTGTCGCTGTGGACGTTTGCTCGACGCCTGCTTCTGGGCGAACCGTGTCTTTCCCGCCCCATGACTGTCATCGGACCGGATGGACACGTTTATCTCGTGCATGCACCGCTGGGGATTTCGGTTGGTCATCTGCTGCATGAACTGGGTCTTTCTGAACATGTCCCGGGATATTTTTTGGTCATGAACGGGAACATGATGGGACGCGAGGTCACGGCCGCAGATCGTATCACTCAAGGAACCCTTTCCGTGTTTTTTGTTGCCGATCAAAGGCGGTTTCATATGGCTGAAACACCCTGTATTTTATGCGGTTCCTGTTTCGATGCCTGTCCGCTGGGGCTGCATCCCATCGGCATGGCACAGCGAATCAAGGAAAAGCGGAACAGCCCATCGCTGCAGGCTCAGCTTAATGAATGCTTTCTGTGCGGAGCCTGCTCGGCCGTCTGTCCTGCCAATATTCCGCTGGTTCATTACTTCAAGGAGGGCAAAAAATGGATGTAGTACACATGCGGCGTTCGCCCTTTTTAAAGCGAGGAACCGACACCGGCGGGATGATGCTGGCCATGCTGCTTTGCGTGAGTGTTCCCGCCATCCATTTCAGTCTGCGCTACGATGGATCCTTTTTTACGCGCTATCTGTTTTATCTGATATGCGGCTGCGGCATGGATGTCCTGTACGGATTGCTGAACGATCAGCGGCTGAGGGCCCCGCGATCCAGCACCCCGGTTACCGCTGCACTGCTGGTATTGAGCGTTCCTGCGTATTTGCCCTGGCCCATGATGCTGAGCGGACTGTTTGTCGCGATTGTGCTGGGAAAATGCATGATGGATACCAGGGCACTGCGACTCAACCCCATGCTGCTGGGCCGCCTGTTTCTCATGCTGGCCTTTCCAGATGCCATGCAGGGCTGGCTGAAACCCGGCATCGAAATCAGCGGCTTCACCTCCGCAACGCCTCTGGGACTGGCACTGTCAGAACGCGCAAACTACAGCACCATGCATCTGCTGACGGGATCCATCGGCGGCGATTGGGAGGGCATCGTTACCATGCTGCCCGGCGCACCCGGAGAGGTGATGCCATTTCTGTCGCTGACCCTCGGGATCATCCTTCTTTTGACGGGCATTGCAGACTGGCGTGCCAGCGTCACCTTTGTGGTCAGTTTTGCATTGACGGCCCGGATCGCGGGTTTGTCCCTGCCTTTCCACTTGATTGCGGGCTCCATATTCTTTACCGCCGCGTTTATTGTTACTGATCCGCGCAGTATGCCTGGCTCTAAATCAGGACGCCTAGCAGCGGGGCTTATCGCGGGAACACTGAATGCGGTGATTCGCTCGCACGGCTTCTATCCCGAAGGAATTGTTTTTGCGGTTCTGGCCGCCAATCTGCTCAGTCCCCTGCTGGATCGAAGCGCATTTGCACTGCGTGGATATATCATTGCAAGGCGTCATTTATAACAGACTTGCAAAAGGCCGTTGACACATATCGTGCAGATCACCAAACTGCGACTTGAGTTGAGTATTTATGATGGAGTCTATTGCATGAGGTCAACATCTTCCCGTATTGGCAAAAAAGCGCCTCTGGCAACGGCTGCGGTTGTCTTCATTCTGCTTACGTGCGCCTGTTTATTCGTGTACATGCAGGCACGCGAAATCATACAGCAGGATCTTCGCGATACATTTACTCGGAGAACAAAACGCACAGACCTATCTGTTCAGCGCATACTCACATCCCTGGAAAACCGTGCCAAGAATATGGGCGCCCTCTTTGCCTCCTGTTCGCCCCCCCCTATCGATTCCCTCGTCCCGCTGATGTATCCTTATACATCCCTTTGGTGGATCCCCTGCAACACATCCATCCATACGATGGATCAACTGACCGGGCTGCATATTCAGGCTGCGGTACCGGAGCTCCGCCGATCCACGCTCCTTACGGCCAACCTCGCTCCCACTGCCAGTACTGTTGCCGCACTTACAGAAGCATGGACATCGGGCGACCCTGCAGCCGTCATTGAACCTGACATCGATGATAGCGACGTGATGCGGCTGACCATGCTTGTGCCCGTAGCCGGCGGCGGACAATCCCAAGGGCTGCTTGTTCTACGGGCCGATATGTCTGACCTCATCAGCAGTATAACGGAAACCCTGATTCAACCCTGTGTCATCATCAGCTGGGTTAACCCTCCTGCTCTGGCAATGAAGAAATCAACGGCCGCACAGCGCGTAAAAAGAACAAAAGATGCACGTGGCATACAAAGCATTCGCCATACCTACCCCCTTGCCGATGAACATATCACCCTCGATTTTATGCCAACCGGAATATTTAGAGAAAACCACGCATCGCCCGTGCCCCTGCTGTATCTCATCGCCGGCATATCTTTTTCCCTGATGATCTCTATCATCGCGGCCCTCGCCCATTATACCTGCAGAATCAGAAGGATACTCAAAACGGAGGAAGCTGAGCTACGGAAGCAGTTCCTTTACCAGCGGCTGGACGCCATTCCAACGGGTATTTTTGTGGTCAAACAGACCAAATGTCTTTTTGCTAACAAAGCCGCCTGCACACTGATGCAGCGATCTCCCGCCGACATGGACGGTGTGCGGCTGCAAGAACTGCTGCCCTGCATCCATATGCCGGCGACTCCAGATGAGCCCGTTACGACCATGGCTGAGGAGTGCACCATCCGCAGAGACGGACAGGCGGACGTGCATGTGCGCGTGGAGATCAGTCATCCTGAAAATGATGAATATCTCATTTTGTGTACCGACATCACCCCGATGAATAAAACACAGGCCGCGCTTCATCACCA
The nucleotide sequence above comes from Spartobacteria bacterium. Encoded proteins:
- a CDS encoding 4Fe-4S dicluster domain-containing protein, with the translated sequence MLRFIRSISRTPAEAMVPVRTGPDIEIAIDETLFHGKATPCVHVGERVRRGDPLASGAHLTVHAPAGGMVSNVNEQVIRLEQVDDHRDAFTPVSLTHSEELPDFAAQAGLLGMGGGLFPYSLRFSGALKSSVKSLIINAVECEPGIQTDESIMLHESQWVFAAVERLQDLLDIPEIVLAVRRSTAERYRAVIAERKFRLLVMPDRYPGGAGKLIVKALTGRIPPAKSRLTHMGYMVMNVVSLWTFARRLLLGEPCLSRPMTVIGPDGHVYLVHAPLGISVGHLLHELGLSEHVPGYFLVMNGNMMGREVTAADRITQGTLSVFFVADQRRFHMAETPCILCGSCFDACPLGLHPIGMAQRIKEKRNSPSLQAQLNECFLCGACSAVCPANIPLVHYFKEGKKWM